One Gigantopelta aegis isolate Gae_Host chromosome 1, Gae_host_genome, whole genome shotgun sequence genomic region harbors:
- the LOC121373590 gene encoding ADP-ribosyl cyclase/cyclic ADP-ribose hydrolase-like, producing MKCVVIKWSVFAGYLINGLRFCAQSAPPGLIYGSNCPGFSNTSTCPWNAEYSFWASASKHFANEASGEATVMINASLSPAYPNSSFLAKWEVPHINPSKLSKLNIWMVTIPGQNTKETCLSDSILTLKSELTQRNIAWNCTDEPTEVLLFLCLDHESEEICKRLYRSSASSNQMSFSFILISLLTLLT from the exons atgaaatgtgtagtTATAAAGTGGTCTGTATTTGCAGGTTATCTGATAAACGGTCTTCGGTTCTGTGCCCAGTCTGCCCCTCCTGGCCTGATTTACGGGTCGAACTGCCCCGGCTTCAGCAACACGTCCACGTGTCCGTGGAACGCAGAGTACTCGTTCTGGGCCAGTGCGTCGAAACAT ttcgCCAACGAAGCCAGCGGTGAAGCAACCGTGATGATAAACGCGTCACTGAGTCCAGCATACCCTAATAGTTC attTTTAGCAAAATGGGAAGTTCCGCATATAAATCCATCAAAGCTGTCTAAACTGAACATCTGGATGGTTACAATACCAGGACAAAACACGAA AGAGACGTGTCTCAGCGACTCAATACTGACTCTTAAATCTGAGCTGACTCAGAGAAACATAGCCTGGAACTGTACAGACGAACCGAC ggaggtgctgttgtttttgtgtctGGATCACGAAAGCGAGGAGATATGCAAACGACTTTACAGGTCATCGGCATCGTCCAATCAAATGTCGTTCTCCTtcattttaatatcattattaactTTACTTACGTAA